Proteins from one Chaetodon auriga isolate fChaAug3 chromosome 19, fChaAug3.hap1, whole genome shotgun sequence genomic window:
- the sgsm1b gene encoding small G protein signaling modulator 1 isoform X1, with amino-acid sequence MFFPVTEAETRQKLLRNVKKEVKQIMEEAVTRKFVHADSSHIISFCAVVEACVLHGLKRRIAGLLCSNKVAALFMKAAKSFSPAEELCHKVQELEQLIENSKQNNSSLSNERSRQSKLANLPPQALKHLWIRTALMEKLLDKIVLYLVENSSAFYEKEAMLMDPVDGPILASLLVGPCALEYTKVKTADHFWTDPSADELVQRHRIHSGHCRQDSPSRRPALIQKRQSSGSMDDRPLMWVKDYVESLHQNSRATLLFGKNNVLVQPRDDVEAIPGYLSLHQTADLMTLKWTPNQLMNGNVGELDSEKSVYWDYAMTIRLEEIVYLHCHQQVNSGGTVVLVSQDGIQRPPLHFPKGGHLLQFLTCLETGLLPHGQLDPPLWNQRGKGKVFPKLRKRSPHGSCDSVSDKEDDEATDYVFRILFPGNQMEFIALELMDQGVNMWQPTPRKSSCSSCSQNGSSDGSLPNGCNQERAPLKLLCDTMKYQIISRAFYGWLAYCRHLSTVRTHLSALVNTTIVDPDVPCGARGGLSVEVWARFLKDSSAYEEKEIHRLVYFGGVAPSLRKEVWPFLLGHYQFTMTEKCRVEIDEQMRIMYEQTMKEWQGCEAIVRQREREKHAEALARCSSGASVERGPVQRDSTISTDSSLSSSSDQQNAPSQSDSSSSAQVFGSVEAVDQIETEPRADEGEVQHDSPLKDITGATADNSQLPSCTPSSPDLSNQHPGSENSPLVTELAVGSPGSQQSAETSKVLKEKQTTGSQPGGEDVIDPVAKDKVSEANMETVSESELVKDCGVSMSQEMSETEEKPEAEGKNITTNEQSEDLKAVNTNTNLRSAPEKTNVLKLETEIRNEYFQAPPLGQTLTFQTHKSKSDPEFEPLCSPTAEKDANPPSEIKPEISEKPETASEKTPSQMSKACTAEAERKDVGATVCDLVETRKVAEIPFEKPGSNSPVRQVLNALQSASRGSLSLSSHSRQSPDTADSDDSPSALEMEDIPAGITCVTSEDIKARPLAGLAAPPISFAQREKMASADLVLDHHLDTACNTSPEGTDLGLSEEEPEMENVLAEPESAEVGGDAKHDESSEEQTYSQETLDMYLINLHRIDKDVRRCDRAYWYFTPENLDKLRNIMCSYVWQHLDTGYVQGMCDLLAPLLVILDDEVMAFSCFTELMKRMNQNFPHGGAMDSHFANMRSLIQILDSELFELMQQNGDYTHFYFCYRWFLLDFKREMVYDDVFSLWETIWAAKYTSSEHFVLFIALALVEMYRDIILENNMDFTDIIKFFNEMAERHNVPQVLMMARDLVHKVQTLIENK; translated from the exons ATGTTTTTTCCCGTGACAGAGGCCGAGACGCGCCAGAAACTGCTGCGCAATGTGAAGAAAGAG GTGAAACAAATTATGGAGGAGGCAGTAACGAGGAAATTTGTGCACGCAGACAGCAGCCACATCATTTCCTTCTgtg ctgtagtGGAGGCCTGCGTCCTGCATGGGCTGAAGCGTCGTATTGCAGGCCTGCTGTGCAGTAACAAGGTTGCAGCGCTCTTTATGAAGGCGGCAAAAAGCTTTTCGCCTGCTGAGGAACTCTGCCACAAGGTccaggagctggagcagcttATCGAAAACAG CAAACAGAACAATTCCTCACTGAGTAATGAGCGCAGTCGGCAATCCAAGTTGGCCAACCTCCCTCCTCAGGCACTGAAACACCTGTGGATCCGGACGGCGCTGATGGAGAAGCTCCTGGACAAGATTGTCCTGTACTTGGTGGAGAACAGCAG TGCCTTCTATGAGAAAGAAGCCATGCTGATGGATCCTGTGGATGGCCCAATTCTTGCCTCTCTGTTGG TTGGCCCTTGTGCTTTGGAGTACACCAAAGTTAAGACTGCAGACCATTTCTGGACGGATCCATCTGCTGACGAGCTCGTACAGCGGCATCGCATCCACAGCGGTCATTGTCGGCAGGATTCACCCTCCAGACGGCCTGCCCTG ATCCAGAAGAGACAGTCCAGTGGCAGCATGGATGATCGCCCTCTCATGTGGGTGAAGGACTATGTTGAATCACTCCACCAAAACTCCAGAGCCACACTTCTGTTTGGAAAGAACAATGTCCTGGTCCAGCCG agagatgATGTGGAGGCCATCCCAGGCTACCTTTCTCTACATCAAACCGCAGACCTCATGACCCTGAAATGGACACCCAATCAGCTGATGAACGGAAATGTGGGGGAGCTGGATTCTGAGAAAAG tgtgtattGGGATTATGCCATGACTATTCGTTTGGAGGAGATTGTGTATCTCCACTGTCATCAGCAAG TCAACAGCGGTGGGACAGTAGTTTTGGTAAGCCAAGATGGGATCCAGAGACCTCCTCTACATTTCCCCAAAGGAGGCCACCTCCTCCAGTTTCTCACCTGCCTGGAGACCGGCCTGCTACCTCATGGACAGCTGGACCCACCACTCTGGAATCAGAGAGGAAAG GGAAAGGTTTTCCCCAAACTGCGAAAGAGGAGTCCACACGGCTCATGTGATTCTGTATCAGATAAAGAAGATGATGAAGCAACCGATTATGTGTTTCGAATCCTCTTTCCTGGCAATCAGATGGAGTTCA TAGCCCTGGAGCTGATGGATCAGGGTGTGAACATGTGGCAACCAACACCCAGAAAGTCCTCGTGCTCCTCCTGCTCACAGAACGGCTCTTCTGATGGCTCTCTGCCTAATGGCTGTAATCAGGAAAG gGCTCCCTTAAAGCTCCTCTGTGATACCATGAAGTACCAGATAATCTCCCGTGCTTTCTATGGAT GGCTTGCATACTGCCGCCACCTGTCCACTGTTCGTACCCACCTTTCTGCTCTGGTCAACACCACTATAGTTGACCCTGATGTGCCCTGTGGTGCCCGAGGGGGCCTCTCTGTGGAGGTCTGGGCCAGGTTCCTCAAGGACAGCTCT GCCTATGAGGAAAAGGAAATACACAGACTTGTGTATTTTGGTGGAGTGGCTCCTTCTCTACGCAAAGAGGTCTGGCCCTTCCTGTTGGGACACTACCAGTTCACCATGACTGAGAAATGCAGAGTAGAG ATTGATGAGCAGATGCGGATCATGTATGAGCAGACTATGAAGGAGTGGCAGGGCTGTGAGGCCATTGTCCGtcagagggagcgagagaaacATGCTGAGGCTCTTGCCAGATGTTCGTCTGGAGCCAGCGTGGAAAGAGGACCAGTGCAGCGGGACTCCACCATCAGTACAGAT TCGTCCCTAAGTAGCAGCTCAGATCAACAGAATGCCCCCTCACAGAGTGATTCCAGCAGTAGCGCACAG GTATTTGGCTCTGTCGAGGCAGTGGATCAGATTGAGACTGAGCCCAGGGCTGATGAAGGAGAAGTGCAGCACGACAGTCCACTGAAAGACATCACAGGTGCCACTGCAGACAATTCACAACTTCCCTCCTGCACCCCCTCATCCCCAGATCTGTCAAATCAGCATCCAGGGTCAGAAAACAGCCCTCTTGTGACAGAGTTGGCCGTTGGTTCTCCAGGCTCTCAGCAGTCAGCAGAAACATCCAAAGTCTTaaaggagaaacaaacaacTGGATCACAGCCAGGAGGGGAGGATGTAATAGACCCAGTAGCCAAGGACAAggtttcagaggcaaatatggAGACAGTTTCAGAAAGTGAGCTGGTTAAGGACTGTGGAGTCAGTATGTCACAAGAGATGtctgaaactgaagaaaaaccCGAAGCAGAAGGAAAGAATATAACAACAAATGAGCAATCTGAAGATTTAAAAGCAgtcaacacaaatacaaatttaaGATCTGCTCCAGAGAAAACGAATGTTCTCAAGCTAGAAACAGAGATTCGTAACGAATATTTCCAGGCACCTCCACTCGGGCAGACCTTGacttttcaaacacacaagagCAAATCTGATCCGGAATTTGAGCCATTGTGTTCGCCTACAGCAGAAAAAGATGCTAATCCACCAAGTGAAATAAAGCCAGAGATTTCTGAAAAGCCCGAAACAGCTTCTGAAAAAACACCCTCTCAAATGTCAAAGGCCTGCACCGCAGAGGCAGAACGAAAGGATGTTGGAGCAACAGTTTGCGATTTGGTTGAAACCAGAAAAGTGGCAGAAATTCCATTTGAGAAGCCTGGTTCAAATTCACCTGTCAGACAAGTACTGAACGCTCTTCAGTCAGCGTCAAGGGGGAGCCTTTCATTATCGTCCCACTCTCGGCAGTCTCCGGACACGGCAGACTCCGATGACTCTCCTTCTGCCCTGGAAATGGAGGACATTCCTGCAGGGATAACATGTGTGACCTCTGAGGATATCAAGGCCAGGCCTTTGGCAGGTCTCGCCGCACCCCCCATCTCCtttgcacagagagagaaaatggcatCAGCGGACCTTGTCCTAGATCACCATCTGGACACAGCCTGTAACACCAGTCCTGAAGGCACTGACCTGGGCCTTTCTGAAGAGGAGCCAGAGATGGAAAATGTGCTCGCTGAACCAGAGTCTGCAGAGGTGGGAGGAGACGCCAAGCATGATGAATCCTCAGAAGAGCAAACCTATTCT CAAGAAACACTGGACATGTACTTGATCAACCTACATCGCATTGACAAAGATGTCAGACGTTGTGATAGAGCCTATTGGTACTTCACCCCTGAGAACCTGGACAAGCTGCGTAACATCATGTGCAG TTACGTGTGGCAGCATCTGGATACAGGTTACGTCCAGGGCATGTGTGATCTGTTGGCTCCACTACTGGTTATTTTGGATGATG AGGTTATggcatttagctgcttcacagaactgatgaagaggatgaacCAGAATTTTCCCCATGGAGGTGCCATGGACTCTCACTTTGCCAACATGCGTTCTCTTATACAG ATCCTGGACTCTGAGCTGTTTGAACTGATGCAACAGAATGGAGACTACACTCACTTCTACTTCTGTTATCGTTGGTTTCTGCTTGACTTCAAAAGAG AGATGGTGTATGATGACGTGTTCTCCCTGTGGGAAACAATCTGGGCAGCCAAGTACACCTCCTCTGAGCACTTTGTGCTCTTCATTGCTCTGGCGCTTGTGGAGATGTATAGAGACATCATCCTAGAAAATAACATGGACTTCACAGACATCATCAAGTTCTTTAATG AAATGGCAGAGCGACACAACGTCCCGCAGGTCCTGATGATGGCTCGAGACTTGGTCCACAAAGTGCAGACACTCATAGAGAACAAGTGA